The following nucleotide sequence is from Anolis sagrei isolate rAnoSag1 chromosome 11, rAnoSag1.mat, whole genome shotgun sequence.
GCTGGAAACATAGCATGGAATGGCACTAGAGGACCTACAGAAACCCACAAATGCTTCTGGAAGGATTTGTTTTGTAGTGTTAGTAAAATGGAACAACATCGCCTCCCCATAGatggagttgagcattgcctccagacgccggagatgaaaggggaaggcctttacctttgtctgtgtattgtatgttgttgttgttccctctgtaaaaggcattgaatgttctaTCCGTATATTATAATCCTCTCAGAAACACACACATTCTTCtgggaggatttattttgtagTGCTAGTAAAATGGAACAACATCACCTCCCCATAGATGGAGTTGAGCATTGCTTCCAgacgccggagatgaaaggggaaggcctttacctttgtctgtgtattgtatgttgttgttgttccctctgtaaaaggcattgaatgttctgTCCATATACTATAATCCGCTCAGAAACCCACAAATTCTTCtgggaggatttattttgtagTGCTagtaaaatggaacaacagcacctccccacagatggagttgagcattgcctccagacgccagagatgaaaggagaaggcctttacctttgtctgtgtattgtatgttgttgttgttccctctgtaaaaggcattgaatgttctgTCCATATACTATAATCCGCTCAGAAACCCACAAATTCTTCtgggaggatttattttgtagTGTTAGTAAAATGGAACAACAGTACCTCCCCACAGatggagttgagcattgcctccagacgctggagatgaaaggagaaggcctttacctttgtctgtgtattgtatgttgttgttgttccctctgtaaaaggcattgaatgttctgTCCATATACTATAATCCACTCAGAAACCCACAAATGCTTCTGGAAGGATTTGTTTTGTAGTGTTAGTAAAATGGAACAACATCGCCTCCCCATAGatggagttgagcattgcctccagacgccggagatgaaaggggaaggcctttacctttgtctgtgtattgtatgttgttgttgttccctctgtaaaaggcattgaatgttctaTCCGTATATTATAATCCTCTCAGAAACACACACATTCTTCtgggaggatttattttgtagTGCTAGTAAAATGGAACAACATCACCTCCCCATAGATGGAGTTGAGCATTGCTTCCAgacgccggagatgaaaggggaaggcctttacctttgtctgtgtattgtatgttgttgttgttccctctgtaaaaggcattgaatgttctgTCCATATACTATAATCCGCTCAGAAACCCACAAATTCTTCtgggaggatttattttgtagTGCTagtaaaatggaacaacagcacctccccacagatggagttgagcattgcctccagacgccagagatgaaaggagaaggcctttacctttgtctgtgtattgtatgttgttgttgttccctctgtaaaaggcattgaatgttctgTCCATATACTATAATCCGCTCAGAAACCCACAAATTCTTCtgggaggatttattttgtagTGTTAGTAAAATGGAACAACAGTACCTCCCCACAGatggagttgagcattgcctccagacgccagagatgaaaggagaaggcctttacctttgtctgtgtattgtatgttgttgttgttccctctgtaaaaggcattgaatgttctgTCCGTATACTATAATCCACTCAGAAACCCACAAATGCTTCTGGAAGGATTTGTTTTGTAGTGTTAGTAAGTTTTGTTTGAAGACATAACCACAGTGCTCTGTTGAACGAAAGGCTGCCGAATTTGGACTTTCCAAAAAGGGGGAGAATTGTTAGAACATTAGGGAAATAGGCCTAGCCAAACGTTTTTCAGGGCCCAGAATTATGAACTATCCAGTCctcttgctgattgaaagatcGACAGTTCAAAcccaggatggggtgagctcccaccattagtacagcttctgctcacctagcggttcgaaaacagcaacgtgaatagataaataggcatcactttggtggggaggaaagaaaaaggtgcCTATGCAGACATGCTGTTGATTCAatctaaggacaacaaagctcctcggcatggaagatggaacaacagcacctcctgatggccagagaaggaaaaagatgggaagcctttacctctgtttatgtattgtctgtcctgttAATGCTataagggcattgaatgtttgtcgtatatgtatactgtaatctgccctgagtcccctcggggagatagggtggaatataaataaaggatattattattttactgacacaaaaccacagtatatcacagcaaatgagggctatatgctggatttcgtatcacaaaatcacaaggtgaacacttcccattattattattattattattattattattattattattattaacacaataatatgagtccacagcaaacaagatcactctgctggctgttgtattggatcacatgttggacacttcccaagtgtctaggactgtgtgatgtattggtgaataatgtgtgcagatcccagtaagttggccaattgcagcaggcagatagtaattttgtcaccgccgattgtgtttaagtgcaggccaaggtctttaggcactgaacccagtgtgccaatcaccactgggaccacctttactggtttgtgccagagtctttgcagttcagtcttgtgtcagcttttccagttgtttctcttcaatccttctgtcgcctgggattgcaacattgacgatcctcTCCTGATCatgaggttaggagtattgtgctccaaaactctgtcagtctgaactcagaagtcccagagtagttcattctctgtaactttttccggcttgtgatcccaccagttctttgttgcaggcagatggtatttgtggcacaagttccactgaatcacctgagcaacggtgttatgcctctgcttgtagtctgtctgcgcgatcttcttgcagcagctgaggatgcgatctattgtttcatctgcgtctttgcagagtctacatttgggatctgttgccgacttttcaattctggctttgatggcattttggttcgaatggcttgttcttgggctgacaGAATCAGGTCCTCAgtttcctttttcaaagttacatttgtgagccacatccatggcaaataataataataataataataataataataataataataataataataatttgaattgCCAAGgtttcatgctatggaatcctgggaattcgtAGTATAGAaagttctagtgcctcaccaactaaaaacaaacaaacaaactaaagccagggcagttaaagtggaatcatactaCTCTACTTCTGTAGTGTGAATGAGCTTCAGGAATGCTTATCCATTGCTAGATTAAAAAAGCACCAAAGAAGGTCATTGCAGGTGAACTGATGTCCACAAGCATGGGGTTACTAACATTAACCATGAGTTTGTCGTTTTTCCTTAAATCGATGATACCTCCCAGGTAGAGTGTTTTCTTCCACTTTTCTTTCTCACCGATGGAAGTGCTGGTAGTCAGTTGCAATTGGGGTATGCTTCCATAGTAGGGACTGATTTTGGAAATGAACTGGATGACTGTGGTTTTGTCTTTCCGATTTGGCATGCAATTCTTCATCTCTTCACACTTGCCATCAGGACAGAAGAAACTGACCTGAGCGTACACAAAATAATCCCCCTCTTCCGGGACTGTTAAGTAACCATCGCTGTATGTAATGGTGTCTCCTTCATCCAATCGGTCATTTCTCCAGTAAAGGATTGGGAAGCTGCCTGATGTGCACTTGGATTGTTCATGAGCCACTGAGGAGAAAGGGAAAACAATGTTGTGTCATTAGtgttgtgccattactgctcaagcagggagctttgagactgtagaacagaagctctccgaagctctaggtgttcttactgcctattacagggaaaaccagctgatccctaatccatctaaaacacagacatgtgcctttcatctcaagaacagagaagcatcctgagctctgaagatcacctgggaaggaatcccactggagcattgcagcacacccaaatacctgggagtcactctggaccgtgctcttacctacaagaagcactgcctgaacatcaagcaaaaagtgggtgctagaaacaacatcatacgaaagctgactggcacaacctggggatcacaaccagatacagtgaagacatctgcccttgcgctgtgctactctgctgctgagtatgcatgcccagtgtggaacacatctcaccacactaaaacagtggatgtggctcttaatgagatatgccgcattatcacggggtgtctgcgccctacaccactggagaaattacactgtctagccggtattgcaccacctggcatccgccgggaagtagcagccaatagtgaaaggaccaaggcagagacatctccagctcatcccctgtttgggtatcagccagcacgccaacgacttaaatctagacatagttttctaagatctacagaggccctcgctggaacaccccagcaagcgagagtccaaaagtggcaggctcaaacccagcacctcaaccaatggctgataccaaatgagagactccctcctgggcacacagaagactgggcgacttggaaggcgctgaacagactgcgctctggcaccacgagatgcagagccaaccttcagaaatggggctacaaagtagaatcctcgacatgcgagtgtggagaagaacaaaccactgaccacctgctgcaatgcaacctgagccctgccacatgcacaacggaggaccttcttgcagcaacaccggaagcactccaagtggccagatactggtcaaaggacatttaaccagctaccaaactcacaagttgtgtatttttctgtttgtttgctttgttctgttagactggttgttctgacacgacaaataaaaaaaataaattacaccCAGACTTTGtaaaaataaactaagatgtgctgcTCTCTATGTCCGAGTGAACTGCGAGTGTCTTTCTTTAGAAGTTTGAGATATtcagcaactgagactattaaaggcttttgaacatcaaaaaaggaatatttattcttcaaagtccttgcagacttggcacagttcatcaaggTTACAAACAGAAGAGTCAATTGGTGAAgcaatagagatgatctttctttcctttccttgagtTACTAAGGCAACCTTTCCCCAaaatggcagataagattctggaatctttcaccctaaccctgagctgctatggttcagAAAATAGCAGGTTTTtccccctatctatagctcaaggttagctttggagatgaagtaatgctcactATCTCAATActaaatttatctatctatgactcaatctTACTCAATATTTATctatagtaaaaggtaaaggtagtcccctgacattaagtccagtcatgtctgactctggggtgtggtgctcatctccatttctaggccaaagagccagcgttgtccgtagacacctccaaggtcatgtggccggcatgactgcatggagcgccgttaccttcccgctggagcggtacctattgatctactcacatttgcatgttttcgaactgctaggttggcagaagctagggctgacatcggaagctcacgccgctccctggaatcgaacctgcgacctttcgatcaacaaattcagcagctcagtgctttaacccactgcgccaccgggggctccatctcaATCAATATCTgtttctcaatatctatctataatatctcaattttCAATAATCTTGATATCTCAATATTCAATATCTTTATATCTTAATAAGCTTTTCTATATCTCAATCTCAATCttcaatatcttaatatcttgatCTCAATCGTACTCACAGTGATTTCCCCAGAGCTACCCTGACtaaccaccagcacatctgaagctccTTCTGTAAActaaaaaggcaggggagattccaaaatggagatctcttccctgggagaaaaggcggtccctagacccaaacagatacctttctgaaccaatagctgcaaaggaggcttgcagactggctttgcagactctgatactgtttaacttttaGGGCTCAGCAAAGCTGCAGCATTCCTGGGAAAAATGCAAGGGGAAGCAACTTCAAGCAAGTATAAGGTAatgcaaatcaggctcctgggggACGGAACAAGTATGCTCTTGCTagatcagtgcttcccaaccttttttttgaccaggaatcacttgaccaggggccacttttccagggatcactctccaatatTACTACAAAAAtgtttatgaatcagtttttttttcaactttagatttgttttggttatttgggggtgctgattcagaaaattgcattggatagaccaaatcagctctagtttctgatacagaacatgtgccatccagtagtcaccatatgctcacccacagaaaaccatatttaataatttagagctgacgtggcagtagtaatctttcatgggtagtcagtttaagtccacaagcaaaaggtatacttgGTAAAAACATGAACGTGAATACAGAAACAGTAACATTGAAACTTCCAGAATAATTGAACCCAAAAccaaaggcttgacttgaaacaagaatcAGAGAACACAGGCCTAGATTCTCACTTCAACgctacgttgcctgaactaacccttATGTTAAAAACTTGCTATTTAATAGACACCCAAGAAAGCATTcagtttcccatgaattttctccacaacttcccCACATAATTGCTCTGATCTACAATGGCTACTTTCTGCTCTGCTCTGTAAACCTTTGTTGATTTCCgtagctccaggtgttttttcCTGGGAGCCTTTTGTATCACTTAATTCTTCAtctgactccttatctaatgttgcagtttttggctcctctgactgaccttgaagccctgcagtttccaagtcagatttctcacagagagaagcatcattcctCAGAGTTGAATCTTCACAACTTTGTGCCCCAGGCAATCCCAAAATCCTCTCTaaataatcatttatttatttatttatttatttacattatttctatcccacccatttcagcctgaaggtgactcagggcggtatacacagtcggcacaattcgatgccgaaacaaaatacatacattgataaagcaaaaacatcaagtgcaattaaacataaatgacagtgcaaaataaacaatttaaaaagaaactatgtcctctcgttcaaatcttcatccgttacattgtcttggccgttcctgggtcgaTTTCCAACCCTAGTTTGTCTGCTTACTCCGGgtttccgaatgcttgctcaaagagctaagtttttactctttttcggaaagtcaggagggagggggctgatctaacatccctagggagggagttccacagctggggggccaccacagagaaggccctgtctctcgtccccccaGACGTGCCTGCGAAGCAGGcgagatcaagagcagggcctccccagatgatcttaagttcctggggcatttgtaggaagagatgcgttcagatagatagactgggccagaaccatttagggctttataggctaaagccagcactttgaattgagcccggaggcagactggcagccagtggagctgattcaacagaggagttgtatgctccctgagccccgctcctgttagcaacctggctaaggtatgggcgcagctgtcacacaagttttgattgtgcaaatgctcccctggtcatcaccgaaacctggagatccaggctcagcgatgaatccaggatcacacccaagctgcaaacctgcgtcttcagggggagtgtaaccccgtctaacacaggctgtaaccctatgccctgtttggcctttcgactgaccaggagtacctctgtcttgtctggattcaatcacaatttgttagccctcatccagtctgacacagcggccaaacaccggttcaggacctgaacagcctccttagtagtaggtgggaaggagtgacagagttggacatcatctgcgtacagataacaccgcaccccgaaactctggatgatctcctccagcggcttcatgtagatgttaaacaacatgtgggacagtatagagccctgcgggaccccacaagacaatggttgtgaggtcgagcagttgtcccccaacaacaccttctgagtgttgtcccagaaggataccgtggttgacagtatcaaaggccgaagagaggtccagcagaaccaacagggccacactccccctgtctagctcccggcgaagatcatcgactaaggcgaccaaggctgtctcggtaccatgtcccggcctaaagccagactgtgccggatcagtgaacccatcagcctcaggctgatctacaaaactcagggcagttcacgaAGGCACTCAATAGTCTCAAAAGCACTCCTTCTACTGcatttatgctgtagaatgaatccatgtTAATCGCCTtggttgaatgctatggaattacaaggccttgagctttctctgcctaagaatgctgatgcttcacaaaattataaatcccaggattgcacaatatcgagccatggcaattaaattagaggtgAGGTcgctcaaataggagctccaggtccagctcctgaagcagcttccccttttgcttttgcTCAGCACTAAGATGGCCATATGATGCAAATcgaatgcacaccctaattttggtgagGTCATTGAGctaaaaaaagtgagcattataTTTGAGTAAATAGATTATTCCCCTTACCATCCCACATGTACTAAAACTTACCAGCTAGGTGGGCCCTCGCTTTCTTTCTGGAGGCTGAAAAG
It contains:
- the TNFSF15 gene encoding tumor necrosis factor ligand superfamily member 15 isoform X1 is translated as MEVHHRTRAELRQMRCLVGLCLFVTLLLSLPVLYLLKRSAGQNLDGEVPTGKMPEAQRLGAHDRNCSDCTSRKKARAHLAVAHEQSKCTSGSFPILYWRNDRLDEGDTITYSDGYLTVPEEGDYFVYAQVSFFCPDGKCEEMKNCMPNRKDKTTVIQFISKISPYYGSIPQLQLTTSTSIGEKEKWKKTLYLGGIIDLRKNDKLMVNVSNPMLVDISSPAMTFFGAFLI